Within the Natrinema pellirubrum DSM 15624 genome, the region ACGAGGTGCCACTACCACAATGAGACCAACATTCGGACGCGAGTACATCGAGAACGAATTCCAGCGAATCGGGGACGGGCTATCTGAACCGCTCACGGTCTACCTGATCGGTGGTGGCGCGATGTCGCTGCGCGACCTCAAGGGGGCGACGAAAGATATCGACCTGGTCGTTCCAGATGGCGACGCGTACGGCCAGCTGTGGGCCGTCCTGATGGACCTTGGGTATGCAGAGGTTCAATCGCTGGATCCAGATTACCGGGCGCTGGGGGCGACGAGCTGCGTCGAGAACGACGATGGGTGTCGCCTCGATATCTTCAACCAGCAGGTCGCGAACAAGCTCGTGCTCACCGACGGTATGCAAGAGCGCAGCGAGCCGTTCCTCAACCTGGATCGACTGACGGTCCGGCTGGTCAGTAACGAGGATATCTTCCTGTTCAAGGCGATCGCAGGCCGCGACGACGACATCGAGGACATGAATATGATCGTACAGGTCGGCCTCGACTATGACGTCGTCCGTGAAGAACTCGAAGCCCAGATCGAACGCCTGGGTGACGATCAGTTCGCCACGTTCGCGAACGAGGCCCTGGTCGAACTCGAGGAGCGGTACGGGGTGACCACGCCGATTGAGGCCCGCATCCAGGAGCTCACGAATAGGTACTACCGGGGGCTCGAAGTCCTCCAGGTGCTCGACGAGTCGATGACTGTAGACGAACTGGCCGCTGAACTGGAGCTGGATGCCAACGAGGTTCACGACCGGATCGCGTATCTCTCGACGTTCGACCGGGTCCAACGAGATGGCGACACAGTCCGTCCCGTGGAGTAGTCCGCTCACGAGTACGGGGAGGGAAGGCGGCCGTCTGGTCGGGGAACGCGGCCACGCTTGATCTCGTGATCGACGCGACGCAGGTGCTTGCAGCCGCCTTCTGGTGAGCGCTACTGCCAGTCGGGACAGGTACACGATTCGTCGATGACGTCCACTTCGTACCTGTTGCCGGACGCGGACTGCACCTCGTAGCGGCCACCTTTCGAAAGGAGCGAGACATCCATCGCTTCAGCGACGGCACGCTTCGTGCGGGGCTCGAGATCGTCTTGCGACTGTGCGTTCTCGTCGACGACCATCCGGTCGCGAACGTCGCCCGTTCCGCCACCGTCCGGAGGGCCACTGAGCCGCTCGTGGAGAACTTCCTCCACCGGATGGGCTTCCGGCCACAGGTAGTAGACCTCGCGGCGCTCGTGATGGTCCTAGGCACGCGGCTGCGCTCCCGGTCCAGACTCTCCAGGCACCGAGCGCGGCCATCACGTCGACGATGTCACGGGGAACTGTCTGGTGGTCGTCCGGGAAGAACACCCGGAAGCGGGTACACGCCTCCTGCGGCGGGACGGTCTCCCACCAGTCTTCGCTGGAGCCCCAGCTGTCGAACATCGCTTCATCGCTCCCGT harbors:
- a CDS encoding DUF6036 family nucleotidyltransferase, encoding MRPTFGREYIENEFQRIGDGLSEPLTVYLIGGGAMSLRDLKGATKDIDLVVPDGDAYGQLWAVLMDLGYAEVQSLDPDYRALGATSCVENDDGCRLDIFNQQVANKLVLTDGMQERSEPFLNLDRLTVRLVSNEDIFLFKAIAGRDDDIEDMNMIVQVGLDYDVVREELEAQIERLGDDQFATFANEALVELEERYGVTTPIEARIQELTNRYYRGLEVLQVLDESMTVDELAAELELDANEVHDRIAYLSTFDRVQRDGDTVRPVE